One window of the Cryptomeria japonica chromosome 7, Sugi_1.0, whole genome shotgun sequence genome contains the following:
- the LOC131039846 gene encoding G-type lectin S-receptor-like serine/threonine-protein kinase SD2-5, which produces MSTHCPVDWTMIGEYFVSSFVSVPCLVSFFLLSSPLCVLPFALPSSNRDGGRTWINNIESLESWTPQSANIGEVTVRPILLSNNISYGSESLRVGCGFFCYSIPCHTGYSFAVFFVIYQTDYTDPDDLEVVWTANRERLVKENATLGLTSTGNLVLKDADGSLVWSTHKFAQDFQGIMIQETGNLVLLNSSNGTMWQSFDHPTDTLLRGQKLKVGQKLIANISPTNTSQGIVYATMLVSGFALYTAPAPPQFYFKYPRIPTTLNLAYTQFGNETFSYYPEGFPSNPIAFSSTMLINSLYFKIASNGHELFYSFEQKTGVSLHDYLSTFTSALGTCDYPTTCGNYGICTDGQCSCSKEANVFGQIDASKPNLGCLPCSPLVCPEKPTMSGTKSYQFLELDHVSYFSYDWGIASVPGLVSREECKDLCLTNCSCKAAFFRSDVFENYSSGYCYLESNVYSIKMNTPSDTFYNSTAYIKVQRSSEHAKRLVIGISVSVASGMIAFFLVLLVWITRFRKGEQKQKRDEIDNDDEDDSLNLRTRLPLRFSFQELQNATNDFSLKLGGGGFGSVYGGVLSDGTKIAVKRLDKAGQGAKEFKAEVETVGNIHHRNLVRLKGFCAEKSHRMLVYELLPNGSLDKWIFANDTHQNILDLKTRSKVVLHIARGLTYLHEQCQQRIIHLDIKPLNILLDEKFNAKVSDFGLAKLIDGEQTEVITMTRGTPGYMAPELLNKYVSVKADVFSFGIILVEIVSGKRSRELSDDPLLLVLRNKDEMGRLSDLINPRLDDQGMDAKEPAVTMLKVGMLCIQDDLTRRPSMSTVVKALEEMTELYSPPTTSSTSPHNPFPSTTRSDRLELSYTSLSSALSGR; this is translated from the coding sequence ATGTCTACCCACTGCCCCGTCGATTGGACGATGATAGGCGAGTATTTTGTTTCCTCTTTTGTTTCTGTTCCGTGTCTTGTTAGTTTCTTCCTTTTATCATCTCCTCTCTGTGTATTGCCATTTGCTCTGCCTTCTTCAAACAGAGATGGTGGAAGAACGTGGATCAATAATATCGAGTCTCTAGAATCATGGACACCCCAATCGGCTAACATAGGCGAAGTCACAGTCAGGCCAATTCTTCTCAGCAACAATATCTCCTATGGCAGTGAGAGCCTGCGGgttggatgtggattcttctgcTACTCTATTCCTTGTCACACGGGCTACTCTTTTGCAGTTTTCTTTGTTATCTACCAGACTGATTATACTGATCCAGATGACCTGGAAGTGGTGTGGACTGCAAACAGAGAGCGTCTGGTGAAAGAAAACGCAACCCTTGGACTCACCTCCACTGGGAATCTTGTGTTGAAGGACGCAGATGGTAGTCTAGTCTGGTCTACACATAAATTCGCCCAAGATTTCCAAGGAATAATGATTCAAGAAACGGGGAATTTAGTGCTCTTGAACAGCTCCAATGGAACCATGTGGCAGTCTTTCGACCATCCCACTGATACGCTCCTGCGAGGCCAGAAGTTGAAGGTGGGACAGAAGCTTATTGCAAATATTTCTCCAACCAATACAAGTCAAGGGATTGTTTATGCAACCATGCTTGTCAGCGGTTTTGCCCTGTATACAGCCCCTGCACCTCctcaattttattttaaatatcccAGAATACCCACAACTCTCAACCTAGCATATACGCAGTTCGGCAATGAGACGTTCAGTTACTACCCTGAAGGTTTTCCATCCAATCCCATTGCATTCAGTTCTACAATGCTCATAAATTCCCTCTACTTCAAGATTGCCTCAAATGGGCATGAGCTGTTCTATTCTTTCGAACAGAAAACTGGAGTGTCTCTTCACGACTATTTGTCAACATTTACTAGTGCGCTGGGAACATGTGACTACCCGACAACATGTGGGAACTATGGTATCTGCACAGATGGTCAGTGCAGCTGTTCAAAAGAGGCGAATGTTTTTGGTCAGATTGACGCCTCAAAACCCAATCTGGGTTGTCTTCCATGCAGTCCTCTCGTCTGCCCTGAGAAACCCACAATGAGTGGCACAAAAAGTTATCAGTTTTTGGAGCTGGATCACGTTTCCTATTTTTCTTACGATTGGGGAATTGCCTCCGTTCCGGGTTTGGTCTCAAGGGAGGAATGCAAAGATCTTTGCCTCACAAATTGCTCTTGTAAAGCTGCTTTTTTCAGGTCTGATGTCTTTGAAAATTATTCTAGTGGATATTGTTATCTGGAGTCCAATGTCTACTCTATCAAAATGAACACTCCTAGTGATACGTTTTATAATTCCACTGCTTATATTAAAGTTCAGAGAAGCTCCGAGCATGCTAAGCGCTTGGTTATAGGTATTAGTGTTTCTGTCGCTAGTGGAATGATTGCATTTTTTCTCGTATTGTTGGTCTGGATAACGAGATTTAGAAAAGGTGAGCAGAAGCAGAAAAGAGATGAAATTGACAacgatgatgaggatgattctCTGAACTTGCGGACAAGGTTACCATTGCGGTTCTCATTCCAGGAACTGCAGAATGCTACAAATGATTTCTCCCTGAAGCTCGGCGGCGGAGGATTCGGTTCAGTTTACGGGGGCGTTCTGTCTGATGGCACAAAGATCGCAGTGAAGCGGCTTGACAAAGCAGGACAAGGAGCAAAAGAATTTAAAGCAGAAGTGGAAACTGTAGGCAACATTCATCATCGGAATTTGGTAAGATTGAAAGGCTTCTGTGCAGAGAAGTCTCACCGAATGCTGGTCTATGAGCTTCTACCAAATGGATCTCTGGACAAATGGATATTTGCCAACGATACCCATCAAAATATTCTCGACTTGAAGACCAGATCCAAAGTAGTTCTTCATATAGCACGAGGATTGACCTATTTACATGAGCAGTGTCAACAACGAATTATACATTTGGACATCAAACCCCTAAACATTCTTCTGGATGAAAAATTTAACGCCAAGGTTTCGGATTTTGGGTTGGCAAAGTTGATTGACGGAGAGCAAACTGAAGTGATAACAATGACCAGAGGAACGCCAGGATATATGGCACCTGAGTTATTAAACAAGTACGTTTCTGTGAAAGCAGATGTATTCAGCTTTGGCATTATTTTGGTAGAAATTGTCAGTGGAAAGAGAAGCCGAGAGCTTTCAGATGATCCTTTGCTTTTAGTCTTACGGAATAAGGATGAAATGGGCAGACTGTCAGACTTGATAAACCCACGACTTGATGATCAAGGGATGGACGCAAAGGAGCCGGCAGTGACAATGTTGAAAGTGGGGATGCTTTGTATACAGGATGATTTAACGAGAAGACCCTCGATGTCAACTGTTGTCAAGGCATTGGAGGAGATGACAGAGCTGTATAGTCCCCCCACTACGTCGTCCACTTCTCCGCACAATCCATTTCCATCCACGACCAGATCTGATCGTTTAGAGCTCTCGTACACCTCTCTGTCTTCTGCACTGTCTGGAAGATGA